In the Scomber japonicus isolate fScoJap1 chromosome 18, fScoJap1.pri, whole genome shotgun sequence genome, one interval contains:
- the LOC128379331 gene encoding myosin heavy chain, fast skeletal muscle-like, whose protein sequence is MSSDAEMAQYGPAAIFLRKPEKERVEAQNRPFDARTACFVPDAKELYIKGVIQQRDGGQVTVKTEAGETVTVKEDDCHPMNPPKYDKIEDMAMMTHLNEPSVLFNLKDRYAAWMIYTYSGLFCVTVNPYKWLPVYDMKVVSAYRGKKRMEAPPHIFSVSDNAYQNMLTDRENQSVLITGESGAGKTVNTKRVIQYFATIAVASGDKKDQSPGKMKGTLEDQIISANPLLEAFGNAKTVRNDNSSRFGKFIRIHFGTTGKLASADIETYLLEKSRVTFQLTEERSYHIFYQIMTGHKPELIEMLLITTNPYDFPMVSQGQITVASIDDKEELVATDTATDVLGFTNDEKLSIYKLTGAVMHYGNMKFKQKQREEQAEPDGTEVADKVAFLMALNSADLLKGLCYPRVKVGNEYVTKGQTVPQVTNSVSALAKSVYEKMFLWMVVRINEMLDTKQPRQFFIGVLDIAGFEIFDFNSMEQICINFTNEKLQQFFNHHMFVLEQEEYKKEGIDWEFIDFGMDLAACIELIEKPMGIFSILEEECMFPKASDTSFKNKLYDQHLGKNNAFQKPKVVKGKPEAHFTLVHYAGTVDYNITGWLDKNKDPLNESVVQLYQKSPMKLLALLYASFSGGDESGGDAGKGGKKGAKKKGGSFQTVSAVFRENLGKLMTNLRSTHPHFVRCLIPNEVKTPGIMDNHLVIHQLRCNGVLEGIRICRKGFPSRIIYADFKQRYRILNASAIPEGQFIDGKKASEKLLGSIDLDHTQYRFGSTKVFFKAGLLGTLEELRDEKLASLVMQTQAVCRGYLMRKEFSNLIAQKDCVWILQYNLRSFMNVKHWPWMKLFFKIKPLLKSAETEKEMATMKDDFVKCKEDLAKSDTKRKELEEKMVSLLQEKNNLLLQVQSDSENLCDAEERCEGLIKSKIQLEAKLKEVTERLEDEEEMNAELTAKKRKLEDECSELKKDIDDLEMTLAKVEKEKHATENKVKNLLEEQSGQDENIAKLTKEKKVLQEAHQQTLDDLQAEEDKVNSLTKAKTKLEQQVDDLEGSLEQEKKIRMDLERAKRKLEGDLKLDQESIMDLENDKQQSEEKIKKKEFENNQLLSKIADEQTINNQLQKKLKELNARIEELEEEVEAERAVRAKIEKQRSDLTREIEEISERLEEAGGATAAQIEMNKKREAEFLKLRRDLEESTLHHEATTAALRKKQADSMAELGEQIDNLQRIKQKLEKEKNEMKMEIDDLASNMEAVAKAKVNLEKMCRSLEDQLMELKTKTDENMRHMSDLTNQRARFQTENAELSRQMEERESLISQLTRGKQGFTTQIDELKRQVEEETKAKNALAHSLQSARHDCDLLREQYEEEQEAKAELQRNLSKANSEVALWRNKYETDAIQRTEELEEAKKKLAQRLQEAEEQIEAVNSKCASLEKTKQRLQNEMEDLMVDVERSNSVAATLDKKQRNFDKIIAEWKQKFEESQAELEGAQKESRSLSTELFKLKNSYEEALDHLETMKRENKNLQQEISDLTEQIGETGKSMHELEKFKKQVETEKYDMQTALEEAEASLEQDESKVLRVQMELNQMKAEVDRKVAEKDEEMDQMKRNNQRVMESMQTTLDAEVRSRNDALRIKKKMEGDLNEMEIQLSHANRQAAEAQKQLRNIQGQLKDAQIHLDDCVRGQEDMKEQVAMMERRNSLMQAEIEELRAVAEQAERSRKIAEQELVDTSERAGLLHSQNTSLMNTKKKLDTDITQLHTEIEEAVQEARNAEEKAKKAITDAAMMAEELRKEQDTSAHLERMKKNLEITVKDLQHRLDEAENLAMKGGKKQLQKLETRVRDLESELEAEQKRGSEAIKGVRKYERKVKELTYQSEEDKKNILRLQDLVDKLQIKMKAYKRHAEEAEEQSNVQMARFRKAQHELEEAEERADVAESLANKMRAKSREIGTKVLNVLILYKDC, encoded by the exons ATGAGCTCTGATGCCGAGATGGCCCAGTATGGGCCGGCGGCCATCTTTCTCCGCAAGCCTGAGAAGGAGCGAGTGGAGGCTCAGAACCGGCCTTTCGACGCCAGGACAGCCTGCTTTGTGCCGGATGCCAAGGAACTGTACATCAAAGGTGTGATCCAGCAGAGAGACGGTGGCCAAGTCACTGTGAAGACTGAAGCTGGGGAG ACTGTAACAGTGAAGGAGGACGATTGCCATCCTATGAATCCCCCAAAGTATGACAAGATTGAGGACATGGCCATGATGACCCACCTCAACGAGCCATCTGTGCTGTTTAACCTCAAAGATCGTTATGCAGCATGGATGATTTAT ACTTACTCTGGGCTCTTCTGTGTGACTGTCAATCCCTACAAGTGGCTGCCGGTGTACGACATGAAAGTGGTGTCAGCCTACAGAGGGAAGAAGCGCATGGAGGCCCCACCACATATTTTCTCTGTGTCTGATAATGCATATCAAAATATGCTTACAG ATCGTGAGAACCAGTCAGTCCTGATCAC TGGGGAATCCGGTGCAGGAAAGACTGTCAACACCAAGCGTGTCATTCAGTACTTTGCGACAATCGCAGTGGCTAGTGGTGACAAGAAAGACCAATCACCTGGCAAAATGAAG GGGACACTGGAAGATCAAATCATTTCAGCAAACCCTTTGCTGGAGGCTTTTGGGAATGCCAAGACTGTGAGGAATGACAATTCCTCACGATTT GGTAAATTCATCAGAATCCACTTTGGAACAACAGGGAAACTGGCTTCTGCAGATATTGAAACTT ATCTGCTGGAGAAGTCAAGAGTGACGTTCCAGTTGACTGAAGAGAGGAGCTACCATATATTCTATCAGATCATGACCGGCCACAAGCCAGAGCTTATAG AAATGTTGCTCATAACAACAAACCCATATGACTTCCCCATGGTGAGTCAGGGACAGATCACTGTGGCCAGCATTGATGACAAAGAAGAGCTGGTGGCAACAGAC aCTGCCACTGATGTATTGGGCTTCACCAATGACGAAAAACTGTCCATCTACAAGCTGACTGGCGCGGTGATGCATTATGGGAATATGAAGTTCAAGCAGAAGCAGCGGGAGGAGCAGGCAGAGCCCGACGGCACAGAGG tggCCGACAAAGTCGCTTTCCTCATGGCGCTGAACTCTGCTGACTTGCTGAAAGGCCTCTGCTACCCCAGAGTGAAAGTGGGGAATGAGTATGTCACCAAAGGCCAGACAGTCCCCCAG GTTACTAATTCAGTTAGCGCTCTGGCCAAGTCTGTCTATGAGAAGATGTTCTTGTGGATGGTTGTAAGAATCAACGAGATGCTGGACACAAAGCAGCCCAGGCAGTTCTTCATTGGAGTGCTGGACATTGCTGGATTTGAAATATTTGAT TTCAACAGCATGGAGCAAATCTGCATTAATTTCACCAATGAGAAGCTGCAACAGTTTTTCAACCACCACATGTTTGTGTTGGAGCAAGAAGAATACAAAAAGGAAGGGATTGACTGGGAGTTCATTGATTTTGGTATGGACTTGGCAGCTTGCATCGAGCTCATTGAAAAG CCAATGGGTATCTTCTCCATCCTTGAAGAGGAGTGTATGTTCCCCAAGGCCTCTGACACTTCTTTTAAGAACAAACTCTACGATCAGCATCTTGGAAAAAATAACGCTTTCCAAAAGCCAAAGGTTGTCAAAGGCAAACCTGAGGCTCACTTCACTTTGGTGCACTACGCCGGCACAGTGGACTACAACATCACTGGTTGGCTGGACAAGAACAAAGACCCGCTGAATGAGTCTGTGGTGCAGCTTTACCAGAAGTCACCGATGAAACTGTTGGCTTTATTGTATGCCTCGTTTTCTGGTGGTGATG AATCGGGTGGTGATGCTGGCAAAGGTGGAAAGAAAGGGGCAAAGAAGAAAGGCGGCTCCTTTCAGACAGTGTCTGCAGTTTTCAGG GAAAATCTTGGAAAACTAATGACCAACTTGAGGAGCACACATCCTCACTTTGTGCGTTGCCTGATTCCAAATGAGGTTAAAACACCAG GAATCATGGACAATCACTTGGTCATCCACCAGCTTCGCTGTAATGGTGTGCTGGAAGGAATCAGGATCTGCAGGAAAGGATTCCCCAGCAGGATTATTTACGCTGACTTCAAGCAGAG ATACAGAATCCTAAATGCAAGTGCCATCCCAGAGGGGCAGTTCATAGATGGAAAGAAAGCCTCTGAGAAGCTTCTTGGTTCGATTGACCTCGATCACACACAGTACCGATTTGGGTCTACGaag GTCTTCTTCAAAGCCGGCTTACTCGGTACTCTGGAGGAGCTTCGAGATGAAAAACTAGCTTCTCTTGTGATGCAGACTCAAGCCGTGTGTCGTGGTTATCTCATGAGAAAAGAATTCTCCAATTTAATTGCACAAAA AGATTGTGTTTGGATCCTGCAATACAACTTGCGTTCATTCATGAATGTCAAACACTGGCCATGGATGAAGCTCTTCTTCAAAATCAAGCCACTCCTCAAGAGTGCTGAAACAGAAAAGGAGATGGCAACAATGAAAGACGACTTTGTGAAATGTAAGGAGGATCTGGCAAAGTCAGATACCAAGAGAAAGGAACTCGAGGAGAAAATGGTTTCTCTGCTGCAGGAGAAAAATAACCTCCTCCTGCAAGTACAATCT GACTCAGAAAATCTTTGTGACGCAGAGGAAAGATGTGAGGGCTTGATCAAAAGCAAAATCCAGCTTGAGGCCAAACTCAAAGAGGTGACCGAAAGACTTGAGGACGAGGAGGAAATGAACGCTGAGTTGACTGCCAAGAAGCGTAAACTCGAAGATGAATGCTCGGAGCTTAAGAAAGACATAGATGACCTGGAGATGACTTTGGCTAAAGTTGAGAAGGAGAAACATGCCACCGAAAATAAA GTTAAAAATCTTTTGGAGGAGCAGTCAGGTCAGGATGAAAACATTGCCAAACTgaccaaagaaaagaaagtccTCCAAGAGGCCCATCAACAGACACTGGATGATTTACAAGCTGAGGAAGACAAAGTCAACTCTCTGACAAAAGCAAAGACAAAGCTTGAACAGCAAGTGGATGAT CTCGAAGGTTCACTGGAGCAAGAGAAGAAGATCCGCATGGACCTTGAAAGAGCCAAAAGAAAGCTTGAGGGTGATCTCAAACTTGATCAAGAATCCATAATGGATCTGGAAAATGACAAGCAACAATCTGAGGAGAAAATTAAGAA AAAAGAATTTGAAAACAATCAGCTGCTCAGCAAGATTGCAGATGAGCAAACAATTAACAACCAGCTGCAAAAGAAGCTGAAAGAGCTCAAT GCTCGGATTGAAGAACTAGAAGAAGAAGTTGAGGCTGAACGAGCGGTCCGTGCAAAGATAGAAAAGCAGAGATCTGATCTCACCAGGGAGATCGAGGAGATCAGTGAGAGGCTGGAGGAGGCCGGAGGCGCCACCGCCGCTCAGATCGAGATGAACAAGAAGCGGGAAGCCGAGTTCCTCAAACTGAGACGCGACCTGGAGGAATCCACCTTGCACCACGAGGCCACGACTGCTGCTCTGCGCAAAAAGCAGGCGGACAGCATGGCTGAGCTAGGAGAACAGATCGACAACCTCCAAAGAATCAAGCAGAAACTTGAGAAGGAAAAGAACGAAATGAAGATGGAAATTGATGATTTGGCCAGCAATATGGAAGCAGTTGCAAAGGCTAAG GTCAATCTAGAGAAGATGTGTCGCTCACTTGAGGATCAACTTATGGAGTTAAAGACCAAGACCGATGAAAACATGCGGCATATGTCAGATCTCACCAATCAGAGGGCCCGTTTTCAAACTGAGAATG CCGAACTTTCCCGACaaatggaagagagagagagtctaaTTTCCCAGCTGACCAGAGGAAAGCAGGGATTTACGACACAAATCGATGAGCTGAAAagacaagtggaggaggagacCAAG GCTAAGAATGCCCTGGCTCACAGTTTGCAGTCAGCTCGTCACGACTGCGATCTCCTTCGTGAGCAGTacgaggaggagcaggaggccaAAGCTGAGCTGCAGCGCAATTTGTCCAAAGCCAACAGTGAGGTAGCTCTCTGGAGGAACAAGTATGAGACTGATGCCATCCAGCGTACAGAGGAGCTTGAAGAAGCAAA GAAAAAGCTCGCCCAGCGTCTCCAAGAGGCTGAAGAACAAATCGAAGCGGTGAATTCAAAGTGCGCCTCACTGGAGAAAACTAAACAGAGACTTCAAAATGAGATGGAGGATCTCATGGTTGATGTAGAAAGGTCCAACAGTGTAGCAGCTACGCTTGACaagaaacagagaaactttGACAAG ATCATAGCTGAATGGAAACAGAAGTTTGAGGAGTCTCAGGCAGAGCTTGAAGGCGCTCAGAAAGAATCTCGATCTCTGAGCACTGAGCTTTTCAAACTGAAGAACTCCTATGAGGAAGCCCTGGATCACCTGGAGACGatgaaaagggaaaataaaaacctgcaaC AGGAGATCTCTGACCTGACAGAGCAGATCGGGGAGACAGGGAAGTCGATGCATGAACTGGAGAAATTCAAGAAGCAGGTGGAGACGGAGAAATATGACATGCAAACTGCGCTGGAAGAAGCTGAG gCCTCCCTGGAACAAGACGAGTCCAAGGTGCTGCGTGTGCAAATGGAGCTGAACCAGATGAAGGCTGAAGTGGACCGAAAGGTGGCGGAGAAAGACGAGGAGATGGACCAGATGAAGAGGAACAACCAGAGAGTGATGGAGTCCATGCAGACCACTCTGGACGCTGAGGTCCGGAGCAGGAACGACGCACTGAGAATCaagaaaaagatggagggagaccTCAATGAGATGGAGATTCAGCTGAGCCACGCTAACAGGCAGGCGGCCGAGGCTCAGAAACAACTGAGGAACATTCAGGGGCAACTCAAG GATGCTCAAATCCACCTGGATGACTGCGTCCGAGGGCAGGAGGACATGAAGGAGCAGGTGGCCATGATGGAGCGCAGAAACTCCTTGATGCAGGCCGAGATCGAGGAGCTTCGAGCAGTTGCGGAGCAGGCGGAGCGGAGCCGCAAAATAGCTGAACAGGAACTGGTTGATACCAGCGAGCGTGCAGGACTCCTTCACTCACAG AACACCAGTCTCATGAACACCAAAAAGAAGCTCGACACAGACATAACTCAGCTTCACACTGAAATAGAAGAAGCGGTTCAAGAGGCCAGAAACGCTGAGGAGAAAGCCAAGAAAGCCATTACTGAT GCTGCCATGATGGCTGAAGAGCTGAGGAAGGAGCAGGACACCAGCGCTCAcctggagaggatgaagaagaacctGGAGATCACAGTCAAAGATCTGCAGCATCGCTTAGACGAGGCTGAAAACTTGGccatgaagggaggaaagaaacagctGCAGAAACTGGAGACTAGG GTCCGTGATCTGGAAAGTGAACTTGAAGCGGAGCAGAAACGTGGCTCAGAGGCCATCAAAGGAGTCCGTAAATATGAGAGAAAGGTCAAAGAGTTAACCTATCAG TCTGAGGAGGATAAGAAGAACATCCTCCGTCTGCAGGATTTAGTGGACAAGCTCCAGATCAAAATGAAGGCCTACAAACGACATGCTGAAGAAGCc GAGGAGCAGTCCAACGTGCAAATGGCCAGATTCAGAAAGGCTCAGCATGAGCTGGAAGAGGCTGAAGAGAGAGCTGATGTGGCCGAATCGCTGGCCAACAAGATGCGAGCCAAGAGCCGTGAAATCGGCACGAAGGTACTGAATGTCCTGATTTTATATAAAGACTGTTAA